One genomic window of Xanthobacter dioxanivorans includes the following:
- a CDS encoding HNH endonuclease, producing MAEAAPRRCSCGKIVPYGVKCECQIARDRARKAASDRNRPSARDRGYSSKWDRARAGFLAKHPLCRCGAKATIVDHIRPHRGDVNLFWDRKNWQPLCVRCHSSAKQSEEHRSGSNALAHPFIDKPPTCPVTIVAGAPGSGKSTYVAERAGPDDIIIDMPTIMAKLAKAPLYQAPASYARDALEIRNKALKLLGEPNGYRRAWFITADPDPAARATWCRKLKASVVIMPATLEECIANIEADPRRAHCKAKHIELAKEWFAKNRQDLKATASAFVKWRAQNTTTSNSDDDRLFAHGFDYDAEDESIVYERAIDDALIRADKDNDGLEFWTAHEPREPKVKPVPAPTKKEPKAPKPAKAPKPPKAPKPPKPPKPPKPPKQPKPPKEPKPRKPRPETLGKTYTFNGLTMTLTQWAQHLGVKRSALQTRVRRGYPIERVLTIEQYRSQNDRRKPNLT from the coding sequence ATGGCAGAGGCGGCACCAAGGCGTTGCAGTTGTGGGAAAATCGTCCCCTATGGCGTGAAATGCGAATGTCAGATCGCCCGCGACCGCGCCCGCAAAGCCGCCTCTGATCGGAACCGCCCTTCCGCGCGAGATCGCGGCTATTCCAGCAAATGGGACCGCGCCCGCGCCGGCTTCCTCGCCAAGCACCCCCTGTGCCGCTGCGGAGCGAAGGCCACCATCGTTGACCATATCCGGCCCCATCGTGGCGACGTGAACCTGTTCTGGGACCGGAAGAACTGGCAACCGCTTTGCGTTCGGTGCCATTCCAGCGCCAAGCAGTCCGAAGAGCACCGCAGCGGCAGCAATGCGCTCGCGCACCCCTTCATTGATAAGCCGCCCACCTGCCCCGTCACTATCGTTGCAGGCGCACCCGGCTCCGGCAAAAGCACCTACGTCGCCGAACGTGCCGGCCCCGATGACATCATCATCGATATGCCGACCATCATGGCGAAGCTGGCAAAGGCGCCGCTCTATCAGGCACCCGCCAGCTACGCCCGCGACGCTCTTGAGATCAGAAACAAGGCCCTGAAGCTGCTAGGCGAGCCCAACGGCTACCGCCGCGCATGGTTCATCACTGCCGACCCCGATCCGGCCGCCCGTGCCACATGGTGCCGCAAGCTGAAGGCCAGCGTCGTCATCATGCCGGCGACCCTAGAAGAGTGCATCGCCAACATTGAGGCCGACCCTCGCCGCGCCCATTGCAAGGCGAAGCACATCGAACTCGCCAAAGAGTGGTTTGCGAAGAACCGCCAAGACCTGAAGGCCACGGCGTCGGCCTTCGTGAAGTGGCGCGCACAGAACACCACCACGTCGAACTCCGATGATGATCGACTGTTCGCACATGGCTTCGATTACGACGCCGAAGACGAATCCATCGTCTATGAGCGCGCCATTGATGACGCCCTGATCCGCGCCGACAAGGATAACGACGGCCTCGAATTCTGGACCGCGCACGAGCCCCGCGAGCCGAAGGTTAAGCCCGTGCCAGCGCCGACGAAGAAAGAGCCCAAGGCACCTAAGCCGGCGAAGGCACCTAAGCCGCCCAAGGCGCCGAAACCCCCTAAGCCCCCTAAGCCGCCTAAGCCCCCAAAACAGCCCAAGCCGCCGAAGGAACCGAAACCCCGCAAACCACGCCCTGAGACGCTTGGCAAAACCTACACGTTCAACGGCCTCACCATGACGCTAACGCAGTGGGCGCAGCACCTAGGCGTGAAACGTAGCGCGCTGCAAACGAGAGTAAGGCGAGGCTACCCAATAGAACGCGTGCTCACGATAGAGCAATACCGATCGCAGAACGACAGAAGAAAGCCAAACCTGACATGA
- a CDS encoding phage tail assembly chaperone has product MRLLNEETTLKLDGFTVRLRPSLRCALAIAEEHGPEPADFCGKLFKGHLGIVADLFAYGIEDGEQRARALAWLTGSGPLRKRMEAVSLPLYRFTLRLAGADPDARASTSREPSRPVAFNKALAELFGFATGILHWSPDAAWRATPHEIAQAMRVWRKAQPGYEPNDDERAEAALSNTFDRQAFETLKNMTA; this is encoded by the coding sequence ATGCGCCTTCTGAACGAAGAGACAACCTTGAAGCTGGACGGGTTCACCGTCCGGCTTCGGCCCTCCCTGCGGTGCGCGCTCGCCATCGCAGAGGAGCACGGCCCGGAGCCCGCCGATTTCTGCGGCAAGCTCTTCAAGGGACACCTCGGCATCGTCGCCGATCTGTTCGCCTACGGCATCGAAGATGGCGAACAGCGCGCCCGTGCGCTTGCGTGGCTGACTGGCTCCGGCCCGCTCCGCAAACGCATGGAAGCCGTTTCCCTGCCGCTCTATCGGTTCACCCTGCGGCTTGCCGGCGCCGATCCCGACGCCCGCGCCAGCACCTCGCGCGAGCCGAGCCGGCCCGTCGCCTTCAACAAAGCCCTCGCCGAACTGTTCGGCTTCGCGACCGGCATCCTGCATTGGAGCCCCGATGCGGCGTGGCGCGCGACGCCCCATGAGATCGCCCAGGCAATGCGTGTCTGGCGGAAGGCACAACCCGGCTATGAGCCGAACGACGATGAACGCGCCGAAGCCGCCTTGAGCAACACGTTTGATCGCCAAGCCTTTGAAACACTTAAGAACATGACGGCTTAG
- a CDS encoding phage major capsid protein: protein MSLHFPTIELKDADPVDAVTAALDELTKSVDDRLKAIETKSANVADAGELSEVKATLAKIEAKLSRPGIITDRKADAGEIERKAFASYLRHGNAASADELKALTVSTDTAGGYFAPHEVSAEFIRDLVEFSPIRALASVRTTGAPSVTYPKRTGTTNAKWKGENQPSEGSEPSFGQAEIVIREMTTHVDISNQLLTDGPQALAEVNLALAEDFGVKEGLAFLHGDGVLAPAGIMNDAGIQHTLNGHATNLSADALISLMYDMPAAYRQRGTWIMNSRVLATIRKIKDGAGNYLWQPAYSASTPETILGRPVVEAVDMADAEADAFPILFGDFATAYRIVDRLALSTFSNPYLLATEGMTRIHATRRVGAGVVQAKALRKLKMATA from the coding sequence GTGTCCCTGCATTTTCCGACCATCGAACTGAAGGACGCCGATCCCGTTGACGCTGTGACGGCGGCCCTCGACGAACTCACCAAGTCCGTTGATGACCGCCTGAAGGCCATCGAGACCAAGAGCGCCAATGTCGCCGATGCCGGCGAGCTCTCCGAAGTGAAGGCCACGCTCGCCAAGATAGAGGCCAAGCTGTCCCGCCCCGGCATCATCACCGACCGCAAGGCCGACGCAGGCGAGATCGAGCGTAAGGCATTCGCGTCCTACCTTCGCCACGGCAACGCGGCCTCGGCCGACGAACTGAAGGCCCTCACGGTTTCGACCGACACCGCTGGCGGCTACTTTGCCCCGCATGAGGTGTCCGCCGAATTCATTCGCGATCTGGTGGAATTCTCCCCCATCCGCGCACTCGCCAGCGTGCGCACCACGGGCGCCCCCAGCGTCACCTATCCCAAGCGCACCGGCACCACCAACGCGAAGTGGAAGGGTGAGAACCAGCCTTCCGAGGGTTCGGAGCCCAGCTTTGGGCAGGCCGAAATCGTCATCCGCGAGATGACGACCCACGTCGATATTTCCAACCAGCTTCTCACCGATGGTCCGCAGGCCCTCGCCGAGGTGAATCTCGCGCTCGCGGAAGACTTCGGCGTGAAGGAAGGGCTTGCCTTCCTGCATGGCGACGGCGTGCTCGCTCCGGCCGGCATCATGAATGATGCGGGCATTCAGCACACCCTGAACGGGCACGCGACGAACCTTTCCGCCGACGCTCTGATTTCGCTCATGTACGACATGCCTGCCGCTTACCGCCAGCGCGGGACGTGGATCATGAACAGCAGGGTTCTCGCCACCATCCGCAAGATCAAGGATGGTGCCGGCAACTACCTGTGGCAGCCCGCCTATTCCGCCAGCACGCCCGAAACGATCCTCGGTCGGCCCGTGGTGGAAGCCGTGGATATGGCGGACGCAGAAGCCGACGCCTTCCCGATCCTCTTTGGCGACTTCGCCACCGCCTATCGCATCGTGGACCGCCTCGCGCTCTCCACCTTCTCGAATCCCTACCTTCTCGCCACCGAAGGCATGACCCGCATCCATGCGACCCGCCGTGTCGGCGCTGGCGTGGTGCAGGCCAAGGCCCTGCGCAAGCTGAAGATGGCGACGGCCTGA
- a CDS encoding HK97 family phage prohead protease, with amino-acid sequence MNRLEIKSTFTVDDTGAIEGVAWPFGTPDRVGDVIEKGAFASVRTPLPILFGHDPNDAIGVWESAAETATGFVVKGRLLVEDMPRAREVRALVRSGAVSGLSIGFSTRKAAPRVGARGRIISALDLVEVSLVTVPSHPGARVTSAKSAASVLAIAEAITRAASALRSH; translated from the coding sequence ATGAACCGGCTTGAGATCAAATCCACCTTCACCGTTGACGATACCGGCGCCATCGAAGGCGTTGCATGGCCCTTCGGCACGCCCGACCGCGTGGGCGACGTGATCGAAAAGGGCGCCTTCGCCAGCGTGCGCACGCCCCTGCCGATCCTGTTCGGCCACGACCCGAACGACGCCATCGGCGTTTGGGAGAGCGCAGCCGAGACCGCCACCGGCTTTGTCGTGAAAGGTCGCCTTCTGGTGGAGGACATGCCCCGCGCCCGTGAGGTGCGGGCGCTGGTGCGCTCCGGCGCCGTCTCTGGCCTTTCGATCGGCTTCAGCACCCGCAAGGCCGCGCCCCGCGTCGGCGCCCGTGGGCGGATCATTTCCGCCCTGGACCTCGTGGAAGTCTCGCTTGTGACCGTGCCCAGCCATCCCGGCGCGCGCGTCACGTCCGCCAAATCCGCCGCGTCGGTGCTCGCCATCGCCGAGGCCATCACCCGAGCCGCCTCGGCTCTTCGCTCTCACTGA
- a CDS encoding gene transfer agent family protein, whose translation MTTTRIHRFLGDDEYSFDLAPQVVQLEKRLDLGIGEISQRVVSGRFHHRDLIEIIRFALIGAGTSPEAAKNMIEIFVDGAPLKPAHTLAVEILSAAWDGEAEPEPEVNADE comes from the coding sequence GTGACGACGACCCGGATTCACCGCTTCCTTGGCGATGACGAATATTCCTTCGATCTGGCGCCGCAGGTTGTGCAGTTGGAGAAGCGCCTTGACCTCGGCATCGGCGAGATTTCGCAGCGTGTCGTTTCCGGCCGCTTCCATCACCGCGACCTGATCGAGATCATCCGGTTTGCCCTGATCGGCGCCGGCACCTCCCCGGAGGCCGCGAAAAACATGATCGAGATTTTCGTTGATGGCGCGCCGTTGAAGCCGGCTCACACCCTCGCAGTCGAAATCCTCTCTGCGGCATGGGATGGCGAAGCCGAGCCCGAGCCGGAGGTGAACGCCGATGAGTGA
- a CDS encoding phage portal protein, which produces MGIFDLFRRNREAADEVKAAPSRPAPSPLTSTDAAWLWQLIGAPASDAGTLQVTVNEETAMNCTAVRAAVQAIAEAVGQLPLVTYKRGEDGAKDRATDHPIYSVLRNRVSEIHSAQWFKEQLTRDALLYGNGYALINRSGDYVELWRLSPAAVTVELDQITWAPVYKVRHGDNRETIYQPSEIFHLMGPSLNGYSGASPIQQGKGAIELAMLLEEHGKALFRNRARPDGLFSLETSNKEATTANRDGLKTALAGRNNYSALIGVGIAKYIPISFTSVDSQFLELRRFSVTEIARLFRVPPHMLFDLERGTWANTSEMGAEFLTYSLRPWLARWENEVAMKLFSEAERDTYFAEFLADDLTRMDIAARADAYGKLITARVLNPNEARARENLPPYADGKAFVNPNTTSSTSPDNRNNDGLPGNA; this is translated from the coding sequence ATGGGAATTTTCGATCTTTTTCGTCGAAATCGTGAGGCCGCCGATGAGGTGAAGGCGGCCCCGAGCCGCCCGGCGCCCTCTCCCCTGACATCCACCGATGCCGCTTGGCTCTGGCAGTTGATCGGCGCGCCGGCCTCCGATGCTGGCACCCTTCAGGTAACGGTCAATGAAGAGACGGCAATGAATTGCACCGCCGTGCGGGCGGCAGTTCAAGCCATCGCCGAAGCTGTTGGGCAGTTGCCGCTTGTCACGTACAAGCGCGGTGAAGACGGCGCCAAGGATCGCGCCACCGATCATCCGATTTATAGCGTCCTACGCAATCGCGTGTCCGAAATCCATTCGGCACAGTGGTTCAAAGAACAGCTTACCCGCGACGCTCTTCTCTACGGCAACGGCTACGCCCTGATCAATCGCTCCGGCGACTATGTGGAGCTTTGGCGCCTCTCGCCTGCCGCCGTCACGGTCGAACTCGATCAGATCACATGGGCGCCCGTGTATAAGGTGCGCCACGGCGACAACCGCGAAACCATCTATCAGCCCTCCGAAATCTTCCACCTCATGGGGCCGAGCCTGAACGGCTATTCCGGCGCCTCTCCGATCCAGCAGGGCAAAGGCGCCATCGAATTGGCGATGCTCCTCGAAGAGCACGGCAAGGCCCTTTTTCGCAATCGTGCCCGGCCGGACGGCCTGTTCTCGCTTGAAACTAGCAACAAGGAAGCGACGACAGCCAACCGCGACGGCCTCAAGACTGCCCTTGCCGGCCGGAACAACTATTCGGCTCTCATTGGCGTCGGAATCGCCAAGTACATTCCGATCAGCTTCACCTCTGTCGACTCTCAATTCCTTGAACTTCGGCGCTTCTCTGTCACCGAGATCGCCCGGCTTTTCCGCGTTCCGCCGCACATGCTCTTTGACCTTGAGCGCGGGACGTGGGCGAACACCTCCGAAATGGGCGCCGAATTCTTGACGTATAGCCTTCGGCCTTGGCTGGCGCGTTGGGAAAACGAAGTCGCGATGAAGCTCTTTAGCGAAGCCGAGCGCGACACCTACTTCGCTGAATTCCTCGCCGATGACCTCACGCGCATGGATATCGCCGCGCGTGCCGACGCCTACGGCAAGCTCATTACCGCCCGCGTGCTCAATCCCAATGAGGCCCGCGCGCGCGAGAACCTGCCGCCCTACGCGGACGGCAAGGCGTTCGTGAACCCGAACACCACCTCTTCCACATCCCCGGACAATCGGAACAACGATGGACTTCCCGGTAATGCTTAA
- a CDS encoding DUF6538 domain-containing protein: protein MAAKTPHVRQRGTTFFVRIGVPKELREIVGKSELHESLGGNRREAERRSHAVLARFHGILDEARLKLAQGTDAPPRLSRALDTPSLARHHYQSELDLDAALRDAGAFASSGFDPAVYERIFAPAYMAALREVASGAAPDDKIAATIGWAIDAHARVKLVKAEPGTPEWRAIARTLAGVQIEVMKRTSERNAGEPEAEPAHPALKPDAQPAPAPRERVRILDLLDGYLAELRASGRGAEAEKRWTPGFKAFIKHLGHDDASRLTKADVVAWKDALLATMSPKTVRDTNIAALRAVFQWAVDNDRLKTNPAREVKVRVLKKVQNREKGFTLKEANAILKAARDHKPKPSDNPRTRESVPMTAAKRWVPWLCAHTGARVAEMTQLRKQDVREENGIAFVRIAPEAGSVKTGQYRDAPLHPQLIEMGFLDFVKAAPDGPLFYLDNPDRTGKSHPSKQIAGRLAMWVRALNVVSREVDPNHGWRHRLKTVARELGLDARVIDKIQGHAA, encoded by the coding sequence ATGGCTGCGAAGACCCCACACGTACGGCAACGGGGCACCACCTTTTTCGTGCGCATCGGCGTACCGAAGGAGCTTCGGGAGATCGTCGGCAAGAGCGAGCTTCACGAGTCGCTAGGGGGCAATCGGCGAGAAGCCGAGCGCCGATCCCATGCGGTGCTCGCGCGATTTCACGGCATCCTAGACGAGGCGCGCCTGAAGCTCGCCCAAGGCACGGACGCCCCTCCCCGGCTCTCCCGCGCCTTGGACACGCCCAGCCTCGCGCGGCACCACTACCAATCAGAGTTGGACCTAGACGCGGCGCTTCGCGATGCCGGAGCCTTCGCATCGTCCGGCTTCGATCCGGCCGTCTATGAGCGCATCTTTGCTCCGGCCTATATGGCCGCGCTGCGGGAAGTCGCATCCGGCGCAGCACCAGACGACAAGATCGCGGCGACCATCGGATGGGCGATAGACGCCCACGCCCGTGTCAAGCTGGTGAAGGCCGAACCCGGCACCCCCGAATGGCGCGCCATCGCCCGCACGCTGGCAGGGGTGCAGATCGAAGTCATGAAGCGCACTAGCGAGCGCAACGCGGGCGAACCTGAAGCCGAGCCCGCTCACCCTGCACTGAAGCCTGATGCCCAGCCCGCCCCTGCCCCACGCGAGCGTGTCCGCATTCTCGATCTGTTGGACGGCTACCTAGCCGAGCTTCGCGCGTCCGGCCGTGGCGCCGAAGCGGAGAAGCGTTGGACGCCCGGCTTTAAGGCGTTCATCAAGCACCTCGGACACGACGACGCTAGCCGCCTCACGAAGGCGGATGTGGTCGCGTGGAAAGACGCCTTGCTCGCCACCATGTCGCCGAAGACGGTTCGTGACACGAACATCGCGGCCCTTCGCGCCGTGTTTCAGTGGGCAGTCGATAACGACCGCCTGAAGACGAACCCGGCGCGCGAGGTGAAGGTGCGCGTTTTGAAAAAGGTGCAGAACCGGGAGAAGGGCTTCACGCTCAAGGAAGCCAACGCCATTCTGAAGGCCGCGCGCGACCATAAGCCCAAGCCCTCCGACAACCCCAGGACGCGCGAGTCGGTGCCCATGACGGCGGCGAAAAGGTGGGTGCCGTGGCTCTGCGCCCATACCGGCGCCCGCGTCGCTGAAATGACCCAGCTCCGCAAACAAGACGTGCGGGAAGAGAACGGCATCGCCTTTGTGCGCATCGCACCGGAGGCCGGCAGCGTGAAGACGGGGCAATATCGCGACGCGCCGCTGCATCCCCAACTGATCGAAATGGGCTTTCTGGATTTCGTGAAGGCGGCACCAGACGGCCCGCTCTTCTATCTCGACAATCCAGACCGCACCGGGAAATCGCACCCCTCAAAGCAGATCGCCGGCCGGCTCGCCATGTGGGTGCGGGCGCTGAACGTCGTTTCGCGTGAGGTAGACCCTAATCATGGATGGCGCCATCGGCTGAAGACAGTAGCGCGGGAGCTTGGGCTAGATGCGCGTGTGATCGACAAGATTCAGGGGCACGCAGCGTGA
- a CDS encoding ABC transporter ATP-binding protein, with the protein MAADKARKETIGAVRRTFAPWADPTKKPLIRFENVVKRFGDFTAVDHVSLDIYEREFFALLGPSGCGKTTLMRMLAGFDEPSQGRITLAGEDLVGVPPYRRPVNMMFQSYALFPHMNVQDNIAFGLKQDKMSKADIDARVEEMLTLVKLEKFAKRKPHQLSGGQRQRVALARSLAKRPKVLLLDEPLGALDKKLREETQFELMDLQMDLGMTFLIVTHDQEEAMTVADRIAVMNHGVLVQVAPPSEIYEQPATRYVADFIGEVNLIEGTITEAGPDETHLTSSVTRFPLVVTQGVAAKAGDPACLAIRPEKLRISLDPPADLAENCFQGEIWDIGYLGDLSIYHVELPCGTRIKVSQPNLSRVVARPISWDDKVWVTFAPHAGVLLTR; encoded by the coding sequence ATGGCTGCGGACAAGGCGCGCAAGGAAACCATCGGCGCCGTCCGGCGCACGTTCGCCCCATGGGCGGACCCGACGAAGAAACCCTTGATCCGCTTCGAGAACGTGGTGAAGCGCTTCGGCGATTTCACCGCCGTGGATCATGTGAGCCTCGACATCTACGAGCGCGAGTTTTTCGCGCTCCTCGGCCCGTCCGGCTGCGGCAAGACCACGCTCATGCGCATGCTCGCCGGCTTCGACGAGCCCTCGCAGGGCCGCATTACCCTGGCGGGAGAAGACCTCGTGGGCGTGCCGCCCTACCGGCGGCCAGTGAACATGATGTTCCAGTCCTACGCCCTGTTCCCGCACATGAACGTCCAGGACAACATCGCCTTCGGCCTCAAGCAGGACAAGATGTCGAAGGCCGACATCGACGCCCGCGTCGAGGAGATGCTGACCCTCGTCAAGCTGGAGAAGTTCGCCAAGAGGAAGCCGCACCAGCTCTCCGGCGGCCAGCGCCAGCGGGTGGCCCTCGCCCGCTCCCTCGCCAAGCGCCCCAAGGTGCTGCTGCTCGACGAGCCGCTCGGCGCCCTCGACAAGAAGCTGCGCGAGGAGACCCAGTTCGAGCTCATGGACCTGCAGATGGACCTGGGCATGACCTTCCTGATCGTGACCCACGACCAGGAGGAGGCGATGACGGTGGCCGACCGCATCGCCGTGATGAATCACGGCGTCCTCGTGCAGGTGGCCCCGCCCTCGGAGATCTACGAGCAGCCCGCCACCCGCTACGTGGCGGACTTCATCGGCGAGGTGAACCTCATCGAGGGCACCATCACCGAGGCCGGCCCGGACGAGACGCACCTCACCTCCTCGGTGACGCGCTTCCCGCTGGTGGTGACGCAGGGCGTCGCGGCCAAGGCGGGCGATCCCGCCTGCCTCGCCATCCGCCCGGAGAAGCTGCGCATCTCCCTCGATCCGCCGGCTGACCTGGCCGAAAACTGCTTCCAGGGCGAAATCTGGGACATCGGCTATCTGGGCGACCTCTCCATCTACCATGTGGAGCTGCCCTGCGGCACCCGCATCAAGGTCTCGCAGCCGAACCTGTCGCGCGTGGTGGCGCGGCCCATCAGCTGGGACGACAAGGTGTGGGTGACGTTCGCGCCCCATGCCGGCGTCCTGCTCACCCGCTAA
- a CDS encoding ABC transporter permease subunit — protein MAMAGEKGGGRWFVIAVPYLWLLALFLAPFLIVFKISLSQDVVAQPPYEPQLDLSQGWAGITQFLSGLSFANYGYVLDFSNEFLEAYGSSLVIASISTILLLVVGYPIAYAMARAPRSIQPTLLMLVILPFWTSFLIRVYAWIGILSPEGLLNQALMALGVIDTPLEILNTNLAVYIGIVYSYLPFMVLPLYSALEKLDLTLLEAAADLGCPPSKAFWTITFPLSLPGVAAGALLCFIPAVGEFVIPDLLGGSDTLMIGKSLWTEFTVNRSWTVSSAVAVLLLLVLVVPIVIYQNIQQRELEAGR, from the coding sequence ATGGCCATGGCGGGTGAAAAGGGCGGGGGCCGCTGGTTCGTGATCGCGGTGCCCTATCTGTGGCTGCTGGCGCTGTTCCTGGCGCCGTTCCTCATCGTCTTCAAGATCTCCCTGTCGCAGGACGTGGTGGCCCAGCCGCCCTACGAGCCGCAGCTCGATCTTTCCCAGGGCTGGGCCGGCATCACCCAGTTCCTGTCGGGCCTGAGCTTCGCCAACTACGGCTACGTGCTCGATTTCTCCAACGAGTTCCTGGAGGCCTACGGCTCGAGCCTGGTGATCGCGTCCATTTCCACCATCCTGCTGCTGGTGGTGGGCTATCCCATCGCCTACGCCATGGCGCGGGCGCCGCGCTCCATCCAGCCGACCCTGCTGATGCTGGTGATCCTGCCCTTCTGGACCTCCTTCCTCATCCGCGTCTATGCGTGGATCGGCATCCTCTCGCCGGAGGGGCTGCTCAACCAGGCCCTGATGGCCCTGGGCGTGATCGACACGCCGCTGGAGATCCTCAACACCAACCTCGCCGTCTATATCGGCATCGTCTATTCCTACCTGCCGTTCATGGTGCTGCCGCTCTATTCGGCGCTGGAGAAGCTGGACCTGACGCTTCTGGAAGCCGCCGCCGACCTCGGCTGCCCGCCCTCCAAGGCGTTCTGGACCATCACCTTTCCGCTGTCCCTGCCGGGCGTGGCGGCAGGCGCGCTGCTCTGCTTCATCCCGGCGGTGGGCGAGTTCGTGATCCCGGATCTGCTCGGCGGCTCCGACACGCTGATGATCGGCAAGTCCTTGTGGACGGAGTTCACCGTCAACCGCTCCTGGACGGTCTCATCCGCGGTGGCGGTGCTGCTGCTGCTGGTGCTGGTGGTGCCCATCGTGATCTACCAGAACATCCAGCAGCGCGAGCTGGAGGCGGGACGATGA